The nucleotide sequence GGTGGCTCCGACTTTGTGAAGcagaaggagcagctgggCGAGTCAATCCTGGAGGACTTTGACTACGTCTTTTCCGAGAACGGTCTGTTGGCCTTCAAGAATGGCAAGGAATTCCACCGCAACAGCCTGCTGAAGGCTCTTGGGAATGACAAGGTGATGGCATTCGTGAAGAAGTGCTTGCACCTCATTGCCGATCTCAGCATTCCAGTGCAACGTGGCACCTTTGTGGAATTCCGCAACGGCATGCTCAACGTGTCTCCTATTGGCCGCAACTGCTCACAGCAGGAGCGGGACGAGTTTGAGCAGTATGACAAGGTGCATCACGTCCGTGAATTGATGATAGCCGATCTCAAGAAAGCGTTCCCTGAATACCAGCTCACCTACTCTATTGGTGGTCAGATCAGTTTCGATGTCTTCCCCAAGGGGTGGGATAAGACATATTGCCTGCAGTTTGTCGAGGAGGAGTTTAAAAACATCCACTTTTTTGGCGACAAGACCTCAGAGGGCGGCAACGATTACGAGATTTTCTGCGATAGTCGCACAGTCGGCCACTCTGTGAAGACGTACCATGATACGATTGCGATTCTTGAGGCACTCATCAAAGAGTCGCATTGAATGTCTCTACTATCGAATATAGTCATCTAGTACTTAGTTTCCACAAAGCGGATTTCTccgaaaaagaaggaaaataTTTCCCTTTTTTGTACTGCTTTCGCTTTGCGGGAGTCTATCATGCAAATCATTTTTACCCTCGAGGTAATGCAgtgtgcctttttttttgctatCTACTGCCATCTACATTtctactcttttttttttttttcgaaaCCCCTAGCATATGAGAAAGCATGAGCTACTAAAGGAAGTGAGTTAGGTGATTGCTCACCTTTTATGCCTCGTTTCACATCTGCAGTTTTCAATTATGAATGACATCAACGATGAAAGAAAAACTTCTGTTATAAAGCGCATTCGTTTCCCTGTATTCT is from Leishmania panamensis strain MHOM/PA/94/PSC-1 chromosome 35 sequence and encodes:
- the PMM gene encoding phosphomannomutase, putative (TriTrypDB/GeneDB-style sysID: LpmP.35.2040), which gives rise to MAAKTILLFDVDGTLTPPRNPETNDMKEALSKARAAGFKLGVVGGSDFVKQKEQLGESILEDFDYVFSENGLLAFKNGKEFHRNSLLKALGNDKVMAFVKKCLHLIADLSIPVQRGTFVEFRNGMLNVSPIGRNCSQQERDEFEQYDKVHHVRELMIADLKKAFPEYQLTYSIGGQISFDVFPKGWDKTYCLQFVEEEFKNIHFFGDKTSEGGNDYEIFCDSRTVGHSVKTYHDTIAILEALIKESH